In Solobacterium moorei, a single genomic region encodes these proteins:
- a CDS encoding 2-phosphosulfolactate phosphatase — MKIQILPLVTGAQKATGLTVIIDVFRAFSLEAYMYTSGAKKVIPVKTVEDALALKKENPSYILVGERKGIKVEGFDYGNSPSEFVGVDLSGKTLIHTTSAGVLGLASAVSASQIVTGALVNAKATAKYILEQNPDVVSIVPMGWEGKIETEEDALCADYLKALLENRTLDDLQERVDLLKQQEGAKFFDPNKPQFPEDDFWLCTKVDIISGVNVISKDGKQIQSEWVKYE, encoded by the coding sequence ATGAAAATTCAAATCTTACCACTTGTGACAGGAGCACAGAAAGCTACGGGCTTAACTGTCATCATTGATGTATTTCGTGCATTTAGTTTAGAAGCGTATATGTACACAAGTGGCGCAAAGAAAGTAATACCTGTTAAGACAGTAGAAGACGCATTAGCACTCAAGAAAGAGAATCCATCTTACATCCTTGTTGGTGAAAGAAAGGGTATTAAGGTTGAGGGTTTTGACTACGGTAATTCACCAAGCGAGTTTGTAGGAGTTGACTTAAGTGGAAAGACATTAATTCATACGACCAGTGCAGGTGTATTAGGATTAGCTTCTGCAGTGAGTGCAAGCCAGATTGTAACTGGAGCCCTTGTTAATGCGAAGGCGACTGCAAAATACATTCTTGAACAAAATCCAGATGTCGTATCAATTGTACCGATGGGATGGGAAGGAAAGATTGAGACGGAAGAGGATGCCTTATGTGCAGACTATCTAAAGGCTCTATTAGAAAATCGTACTCTCGATGACCTACAAGAGCGAGTTGACCTTCTAAAACAACAAGAAGGTGCCAAGTTCTTTGATCCAAACAAACCACAATTTCCAGAAGATGACTTTTGGCTATGTACAAAGGTCGATATCATAAGTGGTGTTAATGTCATTTCTAAGGACGGCAAGCAAATTCAAAGCGAGTGGGTGAAGTATGAATAA
- a CDS encoding ATP-binding cassette domain-containing protein — protein sequence MELIDIFKSEKKNVIYCIILNMIAAIFSVAASLSLTLFVQRIIEGKYIEAMYMILLNLGLYIVAYSFNYIYLIKKNKAKMLGTLKYREYITQIIRNSESKIKESEYISKLNNDGNQIENAIELIFNLIDAILYVISAFVGLIILHWGIAIASLVIFSLNLVLPRLLKKKSEENERLRSQNSENYLRNLTDFLEGYSVWNLYNKKGILTGLLDKENLIFEQKKNKINNTTSLIETIPSFGSLIGQDLLMLFAIVLIYFKIVIPGVILSVGNLSGMLFSHLSKFIKNIVKVKGINRLVKDNCVLFEKIDESLKEIENYDIKIKNLSFSYGEKKVLNNINLEFKFGKKYIITGPSGTGKTTLFNLLTKSIENYSGEIYLGDHNYKNLNAYTIHKLIGYVTQKTHIFNASLKDNITLFDNGHSEIQYKKAIENSQVNEFIIDDDQMIEKNGNNLSGGQNQRIAIAREIIHGHKIILFDESTNALDKAKNLEMIKYLTSLNQTVIFIAHHVDNNIINCFDHIIDFENGIIQAK from the coding sequence ATGGAACTAATTGACATATTTAAATCTGAAAAAAAGAATGTTATATACTGTATTATTCTAAATATGATCGCTGCAATATTTTCTGTTGCGGCATCTTTATCGTTAACGTTATTTGTACAAAGAATAATAGAGGGAAAGTATATAGAAGCAATGTATATGATTTTATTAAATTTAGGATTATATATAGTTGCATATTCTTTTAACTATATTTATTTAATCAAAAAAAACAAAGCAAAGATGCTAGGCACTTTAAAATATCGAGAATATATTACACAGATAATAAGAAACTCAGAATCTAAGATAAAAGAAAGCGAATATATTTCAAAGCTAAATAACGATGGAAATCAAATTGAAAACGCAATAGAATTAATTTTTAATTTAATTGATGCAATTTTATATGTTATTTCAGCTTTTGTTGGATTAATTATATTGCATTGGGGAATTGCAATAGCAAGTTTAGTAATTTTTTCCTTAAACCTTGTATTACCGAGATTATTAAAGAAAAAATCAGAAGAAAACGAAAGGTTAAGATCGCAAAACTCAGAAAATTATTTAAGGAACTTAACCGACTTTTTAGAAGGATATTCTGTATGGAATTTATATAACAAAAAAGGGATTCTAACTGGGTTGTTAGATAAAGAAAATCTGATATTTGAACAGAAGAAAAATAAGATAAACAATACTACAAGTCTAATTGAGACTATCCCAAGTTTTGGGAGCTTAATAGGACAAGACTTGCTAATGCTTTTTGCAATAGTATTAATATATTTTAAGATTGTTATACCAGGTGTCATATTATCAGTGGGAAATTTGTCGGGAATGTTATTTTCTCATTTATCAAAATTCATAAAGAATATAGTAAAAGTTAAAGGGATAAACAGATTAGTAAAAGATAATTGTGTTCTATTTGAGAAAATTGATGAAAGCTTAAAAGAAATAGAAAATTATGATATCAAAATAAAAAACCTTAGTTTTTCATATGGAGAAAAAAAGGTATTAAACAATATTAATCTAGAATTTAAGTTTGGTAAAAAATATATCATAACCGGTCCATCAGGGACGGGAAAGACAACATTATTTAATCTATTGACTAAAAGCATAGAAAATTATTCAGGAGAGATTTATTTAGGTGACCATAACTATAAAAATTTAAATGCGTATACTATACATAAGTTAATTGGATATGTAACTCAAAAAACACATATATTTAATGCTAGTCTAAAAGATAATATTACATTATTTGATAATGGACACTCTGAGATACAATATAAGAAAGCAATTGAAAATAGCCAGGTTAACGAATTTATAATTGACGATGACCAGATGATTGAAAAAAACGGAAATAATTTATCTGGCGGTCAAAATCAAAGGATAGCAATTGCCAGAGAGATTATCCATGGTCATAAAATCATTTTATTTGATGAATCTACAAATGCATTAGATAAAGCAAAGAATTTAGAGATGATAAAATACTTAACATCCCTAAACCAAACAGTTATATTTATAGCTCATCATGTAGACAATAATATAATAAATTGTTTTGATCATATCATTGATTTTGAAAATGGCATCATACAGGCAAAATGA
- the trhA gene encoding PAQR family membrane homeostasis protein TrhA, translated as MTYKDMTISHEKEIFVFRIKDFWSAVTHFIGMVAAIIGMPILLIKAASYQASFLSMISFMIFMLSMILLYGASASYHSFHVSNRVDMILKKIDHSSIFILIAGSYTPICLTALKDTVGQMLLTMIWIIAIAGIVFKVFWVTCPKWVSSVMYSLMGWLCIMFLPQILSAVSLQAFVWLLAGGIAYTVGAVIYALKPKLLSSQSFGNHEIFHCFVLLGSLCHYIFVLNYLTMFH; from the coding sequence ATGACATATAAAGATATGACAATCAGCCATGAAAAAGAAATATTTGTATTTCGTATCAAGGATTTTTGGAGTGCGGTAACACACTTTATAGGAATGGTGGCTGCGATTATTGGTATGCCAATTCTACTCATTAAAGCAGCTTCTTATCAAGCATCATTTCTTTCGATGATTAGCTTTATGATTTTTATGTTAAGTATGATTTTATTGTATGGAGCCTCTGCAAGCTATCACAGCTTCCATGTATCAAATCGAGTGGATATGATTCTAAAGAAGATTGATCATTCTTCCATCTTTATTTTAATTGCTGGAAGCTATACACCTATCTGTTTAACAGCGTTAAAGGATACTGTAGGGCAAATGTTATTGACGATGATTTGGATTATCGCAATTGCAGGAATTGTCTTTAAGGTATTTTGGGTAACTTGCCCTAAGTGGGTATCCTCAGTGATGTATTCGCTTATGGGTTGGCTTTGTATTATGTTTTTACCACAGATACTAAGTGCAGTATCGTTACAGGCATTTGTGTGGCTACTGGCAGGTGGAATTGCCTATACGGTAGGTGCAGTTATTTATGCATTGAAACCAAAGCTTTTATCTAGTCAATCATTTGGCAATCATGAGATCTTTCACTGTTTTGTGTTACTAGGAAGTCTTTGCCATTATATCTTTGTCTTAAACTATCTGACAATGTTTCATTAA
- a CDS encoding Cof-type HAD-IIB family hydrolase — protein sequence MNNQKKYFFFDIDGTLTDDATHRIVPSAKAALHQLEKNGHFVSIATGRAHYKTVSFTNQIGIHNIVCAGGGCLEYQHQIIKNEPLPFGKVQELLKYADKENIGWLLMLDDSDKVYMRDYRFLEQAGLRKELTTYIYDPSLDYTKEKNILKVYLAFDDAYEQENPWVDVIGHLRMTKTYCVFQHDKKKDGILDMLKYLHADSSDVVVFGDGKNDIVMFDKRWTSIAMGNAYPPLKELADYVTDLNVNDGIYKACVHFGWITEDKR from the coding sequence ATGAATAATCAAAAGAAATATTTCTTCTTTGATATCGATGGCACACTAACAGATGATGCAACACATCGCATTGTACCAAGTGCCAAAGCTGCACTACATCAATTAGAAAAGAATGGTCATTTCGTATCTATCGCAACTGGTAGAGCACACTACAAGACAGTTTCGTTTACAAATCAGATAGGTATTCATAATATCGTATGTGCAGGTGGTGGTTGCTTAGAGTATCAACATCAAATTATAAAAAATGAACCACTTCCATTTGGAAAAGTACAGGAACTATTAAAATATGCGGACAAAGAGAATATTGGCTGGCTTTTGATGCTAGATGATAGTGATAAAGTATACATGCGTGACTATCGCTTCCTTGAACAAGCGGGTCTACGAAAGGAACTTACAACCTACATCTATGATCCAAGTTTAGATTACACAAAAGAGAAAAATATCCTTAAGGTATATCTTGCATTTGATGATGCGTATGAACAGGAAAATCCATGGGTAGATGTGATTGGTCATTTACGTATGACTAAAACCTACTGTGTATTTCAGCATGATAAGAAAAAAGATGGAATTTTAGATATGTTGAAGTATCTACATGCAGATTCAAGCGATGTAGTAGTGTTTGGAGATGGAAAAAATGATATAGTTATGTTTGATAAAAGATGGACTTCCATCGCCATGGGAAATGCATATCCGCCATTAAAGGAACTCGCAGACTATGTGACGGATTTGAATGTCAATGATGGAATCTATAAAGCATGTGTCCACTTTGGATGGATAACGGAGGATAAGCGATGA
- a CDS encoding IS110 family transposase — protein MGKFTKTLCISERKEYSIMEGPIITVDVSKGSCHYQPFIENGHPMRKPKQLSATIDGFQKLGQTIKDLEAKTEREDIPVIFEATGVYHRPLQKYLEDHKIRYYIISPLLSATYRKTSLHSNKTDALDCAHIAKAYYCEKELRQYQAQPQEYKRLYQLSRIYESELVHLRKRKVSLRSMLDIIYPRIDKTFKGNQNLYDPLPMEILKRYPHPSLLLGHREDTIVKTVGHRTGHLKGYTERIVHKIYEKAKECYSGCDIDDIEVVKLPSLIENVQEQKKKCDSLLKEMIEIARTCPYFASVVSIVGIGENLAARIIAELGDVSRFDNRAAIVAYAGLNPKIQQSGDIDGLHLKISKKGNKHLRCLLYLGAQCNYRLRKEDPLYEFTKKKRQQTQCPLSSKAAYTASAHKLLVIIYSLCKNGTLYHS, from the coding sequence ATGGGGAAGTTTACCAAGACATTATGCATATCAGAAAGAAAGGAGTATTCCATCATGGAAGGACCAATCATTACAGTGGATGTATCAAAGGGTTCCTGTCACTACCAGCCCTTCATAGAGAATGGACATCCAATGCGAAAACCAAAGCAGCTTTCAGCTACGATCGATGGTTTCCAGAAATTAGGGCAAACTATCAAAGACCTTGAAGCTAAGACAGAACGAGAAGATATACCAGTTATCTTTGAGGCTACAGGTGTCTATCATCGACCACTACAAAAATATCTTGAAGACCACAAGATAAGGTACTACATCATTTCTCCATTATTATCTGCGACCTATCGCAAGACCTCCCTACATAGTAATAAGACAGACGCATTAGACTGTGCACATATCGCAAAAGCGTACTATTGTGAGAAGGAACTAAGACAATATCAAGCACAACCACAAGAGTACAAAAGACTCTATCAATTGAGCCGTATATATGAAAGTGAGTTGGTTCATCTTCGGAAACGCAAAGTGAGTTTGAGATCCATGCTGGATATCATATATCCAAGGATTGATAAGACCTTTAAAGGGAATCAAAATCTGTATGATCCACTCCCAATGGAGATATTAAAAAGATATCCTCATCCATCCTTACTATTGGGCCATAGAGAGGATACCATCGTTAAGACCGTTGGGCATCGTACAGGTCATTTAAAAGGATATACAGAAAGAATCGTACATAAGATCTACGAGAAGGCAAAGGAGTGCTATTCAGGATGTGATATCGATGATATAGAAGTAGTCAAATTGCCAAGCTTGATAGAGAACGTGCAGGAACAGAAGAAAAAATGCGATTCACTATTGAAGGAAATGATAGAGATAGCACGAACATGTCCTTATTTTGCATCTGTTGTTAGTATTGTTGGAATCGGAGAGAATCTGGCAGCCCGTATCATAGCAGAGCTTGGAGATGTAAGCCGATTTGATAACAGAGCGGCTATCGTGGCATATGCAGGCTTGAATCCAAAGATACAACAATCCGGAGATATTGATGGACTGCATCTCAAGATATCAAAGAAAGGCAATAAGCATTTGCGATGCCTTTTATACCTTGGTGCACAATGTAATTATCGATTGCGCAAAGAAGATCCACTATATGAATTCACCAAAAAGAAAAGACAGCAGACCCAATGCCCATTGTCGTCTAAAGCTGCCTATACTGCTAGTGCTCATAAATTACTGGTCATAATCTATAGCCTATGTAAGAATGGTACTCTATATCATTCTTAG
- a CDS encoding DUF1836 domain-containing protein — protein MKTNTQIENTLHEFRLPAYNEIPDVGLYLEQVAKFINSYFTEFPEMQVTPSMISNYAKQKLFDRVNKKTYTRDQISILLFIVCAKTVLSIENIRLALHEFQQGNDTTEELHQYCSKSLMNTLSSFYHHEQSETPSVHDDKHPMLNNIITAVAHKMYLERYFASLKN, from the coding sequence ATGAAAACAAATACGCAAATTGAAAATACCCTACATGAATTTCGTTTGCCTGCATATAACGAGATTCCTGATGTTGGTCTCTATCTTGAACAGGTCGCAAAGTTCATCAATAGCTATTTCACTGAGTTTCCTGAGATGCAGGTTACTCCTTCGATGATTTCAAACTATGCAAAACAAAAGCTCTTTGACCGCGTAAATAAGAAAACTTATACACGTGATCAAATCTCCATCTTATTATTTATTGTTTGTGCAAAGACTGTATTATCAATTGAAAACATTCGTTTAGCACTGCATGAATTCCAACAAGGAAATGATACAACTGAGGAACTACATCAATATTGCAGTAAATCCCTTATGAATACGCTATCCTCTTTCTATCATCATGAACAAAGTGAAACACCTTCCGTTCATGATGACAAGCATCCAATGCTAAATAACATCATTACTGCTGTTGCACATAAGATGTATCTCGAAAGATACTTCGCATCGCTAAAGAATTGA
- a CDS encoding GNAT family N-acetyltransferase, whose protein sequence is MEIRFEENGAKAYNDEGKEVGLCEYYEKDGKWVLNHTVVDPSMKGQGIAGKLLDCVLEHAREKKVKIVPECSYVAHAFEKNPALKEEFE, encoded by the coding sequence ATGGAAATTCGTTTTGAAGAAAATGGTGCAAAAGCCTATAACGACGAAGGCAAAGAAGTGGGTCTTTGCGAGTATTATGAAAAGGATGGAAAGTGGGTATTAAACCACACGGTTGTTGATCCATCCATGAAGGGACAGGGCATTGCTGGTAAGCTTTTAGATTGCGTATTAGAACACGCAAGAGAAAAGAAGGTAAAGATTGTGCCTGAATGTTCTTATGTAGCACATGCATTTGAAAAGAATCCTGCATTAAAAGAAGAATTTGAATAA
- the pyrB gene encoding aspartate carbamoyltransferase, with protein sequence MEIRNLISITDFSVEEIDKMIGVAGDIMTNPDKYIDICKGKKLATLFFEPSTRTRLSFEAAMLELGGSVLGFSEASSSSASKGESVSDTIQTVGCYADIIAMRHPKEGAPIVASRRTTVPIINGGDGGHHHPTQTLTDLLTITREKGRLNNLTVGLCGDLKFGRTVHSLIEAMLRYENVKFVLIAPPELRVPQYIIDMLEKAGAEYKQVETMEAVMPELDILYMTRVQRERFFNEEDYIRLKDTYILNMDKLASAKKDMAILHPLPRVNEISVEVDDDPRAAYFRQALCGKYIRMALILNLLNIVKEVK encoded by the coding sequence ATGGAAATTAGAAATTTAATCAGCATCACAGATTTTTCGGTAGAAGAAATCGATAAAATGATTGGAGTTGCAGGGGATATCATGACCAACCCTGACAAATACATCGATATTTGTAAGGGAAAGAAACTGGCAACGCTATTCTTTGAACCAAGCACACGTACAAGACTTAGCTTTGAAGCAGCGATGTTAGAGCTTGGAGGTTCTGTATTAGGATTCTCTGAAGCCTCCTCTAGCTCTGCTTCGAAGGGAGAAAGTGTGAGTGATACGATTCAAACGGTAGGTTGTTATGCGGATATCATCGCCATGAGACATCCAAAGGAAGGCGCACCTATCGTAGCCTCAAGACGAACAACAGTACCTATCATCAATGGTGGTGATGGTGGACATCATCATCCAACTCAAACACTAACAGACCTTCTTACCATCACAAGAGAAAAGGGAAGACTTAACAATCTTACAGTAGGCTTATGTGGTGACTTAAAGTTTGGTAGAACAGTTCACTCCTTAATCGAAGCGATGTTACGGTATGAGAATGTAAAGTTTGTACTGATTGCACCACCAGAATTACGAGTGCCGCAATATATTATTGACATGCTTGAAAAGGCAGGGGCTGAATATAAGCAGGTAGAAACTATGGAAGCTGTTATGCCTGAGTTAGATATCTTATATATGACAAGAGTACAGCGTGAGCGATTCTTTAATGAAGAAGATTACATTCGCTTAAAGGATACCTATATCTTGAATATGGACAAACTTGCAAGTGCAAAGAAAGATATGGCTATCTTACACCCGCTCCCAAGAGTTAACGAGATCTCTGTCGAAGTTGATGATGACCCACGTGCTGCCTACTTTAGACAAGCACTCTGTGGCAAATATATCCGTATGGCTCTGATTCTAAATCTTCTCAATATCGTCAAGGAGGTCAAATAA
- a CDS encoding dihydroorotate dehydrogenase: MEVNTKVNLSGLILDNPVIPASGTFGFGKEYVDFYDINILGSISIKGTTVQRRKGNPQPRIAECYSGLINSVGLENPGMENVIQKELKDLEMIYRKPVIANISGFSVEEYVTLAKEMDKVDNVGIIEVNISCPNVDHGGLAFGTNADNVRELTKKIKEVTIKPIYMKLSPNVTDIKEIARAAQEGGADGISLINTLMGMRIDINRRKPVIANKKGGFSGPAIFPVALRMVYEVYEATNLPIIGIGGISSAEDVIEMMMAGATAVQIGAANLINPMACKEIIEELPIVMKKLGITSLDEIIGTAHKD; the protein is encoded by the coding sequence ATGGAAGTAAATACAAAAGTGAATCTAAGTGGGTTAATTCTAGATAATCCAGTGATTCCAGCTAGTGGCACCTTTGGCTTTGGCAAAGAATATGTAGACTTTTATGACATCAATATCTTAGGCTCAATATCCATCAAGGGAACTACTGTTCAAAGACGTAAGGGAAACCCTCAACCTAGAATCGCGGAATGTTATTCTGGATTGATTAACTCTGTAGGTCTTGAAAATCCAGGCATGGAAAATGTAATTCAGAAAGAACTCAAAGATTTAGAGATGATCTATCGAAAACCAGTTATTGCAAATATCAGTGGTTTTTCAGTAGAGGAATATGTAACACTGGCAAAAGAAATGGATAAGGTTGATAACGTTGGTATTATCGAGGTCAATATCAGTTGTCCAAATGTAGACCATGGAGGACTGGCATTTGGTACAAATGCGGATAATGTTAGAGAACTAACAAAGAAAATCAAAGAAGTCACAATAAAACCTATCTATATGAAGCTTAGTCCAAACGTAACAGATATCAAAGAAATTGCACGTGCAGCACAAGAAGGTGGAGCAGATGGTATTTCACTCATCAATACACTGATGGGAATGCGCATTGATATCAATCGTAGAAAACCAGTCATTGCCAATAAAAAAGGTGGCTTCTCAGGGCCTGCAATTTTTCCAGTTGCGTTAAGAATGGTATATGAAGTATATGAGGCAACAAATCTTCCCATCATTGGCATTGGTGGTATCTCAAGTGCAGAAGATGTCATTGAGATGATGATGGCAGGGGCTACTGCCGTACAGATTGGAGCCGCAAATCTAATCAATCCTATGGCATGTAAAGAAATCATAGAAGAGCTACCTATAGTTATGAAAAAACTAGGAATTACTTCACTTGATGAAATCATAGGGACTGCACATAAAGACTAG
- a CDS encoding aspartate carbamoyltransferase regulatory subunit → MNIDGVKTGIVLDHIKAGKSMEIYSLLQLEKLDCSVAIIQNVVSKKYGKKDIIKIDSMIDLDLDILGFIDPNITINKVVDGVLSSKDHLQLPKELVNVIKCQNPRCITSVEREIPHVFYLADKTSGKYLCKYCDVESKQNK, encoded by the coding sequence ATGAATATCGATGGTGTAAAAACAGGAATTGTACTAGATCATATCAAGGCTGGTAAATCCATGGAAATCTACAGCTTATTACAATTAGAAAAGTTGGATTGTTCCGTTGCGATTATTCAAAACGTAGTATCTAAAAAATATGGCAAGAAGGATATTATTAAAATTGATTCCATGATTGATCTGGACTTAGATATTCTTGGCTTTATTGATCCAAATATCACAATCAATAAAGTTGTGGATGGTGTACTGTCTAGTAAAGACCATCTACAACTACCAAAAGAACTTGTAAATGTAATCAAGTGTCAAAACCCAAGATGTATTACATCCGTAGAACGTGAGATACCACATGTATTCTATTTAGCAGATAAAACAAGTGGTAAATATCTCTGCAAGTATTGCGATGTAGAAAGCAAACAGAATAAATAA
- a CDS encoding zinc ribbon domain-containing protein, which translates to MKYTSRKKTPLKWLNFLKFISLPIQILFYIYVFVSILMELFGSDMLPHLLAPVLNIYGYAANHLGSAFWPILSILLALIILVYWVFEIERGLIKWEGLSTVLWNLYLVVMYVICGGVMVGALMYLPPSTVSTVVMGYLVNFGIKVPASFVSYIPLLVFVVVWLIAGIIYVSLNIIYFVRRKALFAKDYSEEVEVEKEISTVEEVKTEETAPLEAEEKVEEESATTETEEQSEPESSPTETVEETPKVDPVETEGYTQVISTAIENDTAEVKEPTHKVCKECGAEVLEEDAIFCTNCGKKLEK; encoded by the coding sequence ATGAAATATACTTCACGTAAAAAAACACCACTAAAGTGGTTAAATTTTCTAAAGTTTATAAGTTTACCAATACAGATTCTGTTTTATATTTATGTATTCGTTAGTATTTTAATGGAATTATTTGGATCAGATATGTTACCGCATTTATTAGCACCTGTTCTAAATATCTATGGCTACGCTGCAAATCATTTAGGTTCTGCTTTTTGGCCAATTCTTTCCATTTTACTGGCATTGATTATCTTGGTTTATTGGGTATTTGAAATTGAAAGAGGACTAATTAAGTGGGAAGGTCTTTCCACAGTATTATGGAATCTTTACTTAGTTGTAATGTATGTCATCTGTGGTGGTGTGATGGTTGGAGCATTAATGTACCTACCACCAAGTACTGTATCTACTGTTGTGATGGGATACCTAGTAAACTTTGGTATTAAAGTACCAGCAAGTTTTGTGTCCTATATTCCATTACTTGTATTTGTGGTTGTATGGCTAATTGCAGGTATTATCTATGTTAGTCTAAATATTATCTACTTTGTACGTCGTAAGGCACTCTTTGCGAAAGACTATAGTGAAGAAGTTGAGGTAGAAAAGGAAATATCTACAGTTGAAGAAGTAAAGACAGAAGAAACGGCTCCTTTAGAAGCAGAAGAAAAGGTTGAAGAAGAATCAGCCACAACTGAGACAGAAGAACAATCTGAACCAGAATCAAGTCCAACTGAGACAGTTGAAGAAACACCGAAGGTAGATCCTGTAGAAACAGAAGGATATACACAAGTGATCTCAACTGCAATTGAGAATGATACGGCAGAAGTAAAAGAACCTACGCATAAAGTATGCAAGGAATGTGGTGCAGAAGTCTTGGAAGAAGATGCAATCTTCTGTACAAATTGTGGTAAAAAATTAGAGAAATAA
- a CDS encoding IS3 family transposase (programmed frameshift) — MTKHSFEFKKKIVLEYLNGKGGILYLSKKYGLGSKSQLHKWVKNYKAFGNDGLLRSRENEVYSFEMKLSIVELYLTSEITYQELAIQNGIKNPATIGNWVNRFRIAGPDALKSRRKGRGKAMDKTDRKTQNKLMEEASVNTSVEHIKKLEDELLRLRIENAFFKRTEEAAFRGRGKNERMALVINSLRQKFKLKDLLSYTGMPKATYMYWQKRFDRENPDKKLEENIQEIRINNKDYGYRRIVGELRNNGYTINKKKVQRIIQKLHLQVTSYTRKSRKYSSYRGTVGRVAPNRIHRRFKTHIPHQKITTDTTEFKYYEVDKKGHMTIHKLYLDPFMDMCSGEILSYEIGKRPSAENVMNALEKAITITTDCPYRRTFHSDQGWAYQMNAYTRRLKEERIFQSMSRKGNCLDNSVMENFFGLIKQEIYYGVMYYSFDELKLKIERFINYYNEQRIKEKLGWMSPVQYRQHLLTS, encoded by the exons ATGACAAAACACAGTTTTGAATTCAAGAAAAAAATAGTTTTAGAATATTTGAATGGTAAAGGAGGAATTCTATATCTTTCTAAAAAATATGGATTAGGCTCTAAATCCCAGCTACACAAATGGGTGAAAAACTATAAAGCATTTGGAAATGATGGTTTATTGCGCTCACGAGAAAATGAAGTTTATTCTTTCGAAATGAAACTTTCTATTGTAGAGTTGTATTTAACAAGTGAAATCACATATCAAGAGTTAGCTATACAGAATGGCATTAAGAACCCAGCTACGATTGGCAACTGGGTTAATCGCTTTCGTATAGCAGGTCCTGATGCGTTAAAATCACGCCGAAAGGGTCGAGGGAAAGCTATGGATAAGACAGATAGAAAGACTCAAAACAAACTCATGGAAGAAGCTTCTGTTAATACAAGTGTAGAACATATAAAGAAATTAGAAGATGAACTTCTTCGGTTAAGAATAGAGAATGCATTTT TTAAAAGAACTGAGGAGGCTGCGTTTAGAGGACGAGGAAAAAATGAGAGAATGGCACTCGTCATCAACAGTCTCCGACAAAAGTTCAAACTAAAAGACCTTCTCTCTTATACCGGAATGCCAAAAGCGACATATATGTATTGGCAAAAGAGATTTGATAGAGAAAATCCTGATAAAAAGCTTGAAGAAAACATACAAGAAATTCGTATAAATAATAAGGATTATGGCTACCGTAGAATCGTTGGAGAACTTCGCAACAATGGATATACCATTAATAAAAAGAAAGTACAGAGAATCATACAAAAGCTTCACTTACAGGTAACGTCTTATACTCGCAAAAGCAGAAAATACAGTTCTTATAGAGGAACAGTTGGAAGAGTTGCGCCTAATAGAATTCACAGACGCTTCAAGACACATATACCGCATCAGAAAATAACAACTGATACAACTGAATTCAAGTATTATGAAGTCGATAAAAAGGGTCATATGACAATACATAAGCTTTATCTAGATCCATTTATGGATATGTGTAGTGGTGAGATACTTAGTTACGAAATTGGTAAGAGACCTTCTGCAGAAAACGTGATGAATGCCTTGGAGAAAGCTATTACAATCACTACAGACTGCCCATATAGAAGAACATTTCATTCTGATCAAGGATGGGCATATCAGATGAACGCTTATACACGTAGATTAAAAGAAGAAAGAATCTTCCAGAGTATGTCTCGAAAAGGAAACTGCCTTGATAACTCAGTTATGGAAAATTTCTTTGGACTGATTAAACAAGAAATATACTATGGAGTCATGTACTATAGTTTCGATGAACTGAAGTTAAAAATAGAAAGATTTATAAATTATTACAATGAGCAACGAATAAAAGAAAAGTTAGGATGGATGAGTCCTGTTCAATACAGACAACATCTTCTAACTTCATAA